DNA sequence from the Eubacterium sp. 1001713B170207_170306_E7 genome:
GTAAATAACGAAGACTGTGCTATAATAGAATAGTAAAAATTGAGCAATAAATGAGGATTGCGAAATCAAGAGGAGGATTTAAGTTGGCTGAATTAGTACCTATTGACAATTTGGATGTTGTAAAGGAAATCGTTGCTGAACACCGTGACGTTCCAGGCTGTCTGATGCAGATTCTGCAGGAAACACAGGAAAAGTACGGTTATCTGCCCATCGAGCTGCAGCAGACCATTGCAGACGAACTCGATATTCCTTTAACAGAAGTGTATGGGGTAGCAACATTTTACTCCCAGTTTACCTTGAAGCCGAAGGGCAAGTACAAGATTGGCGTTTGTTTGGGGACAGCGTGCTATGTAAAAGGCTCTCAGGCTATTCTGGACAAGGTTACCGATACCCTTGGCCTGGCTGTTGGCGACACCACAGAGGACGGCAAGTTCTCAGTCGATGCAACGCGCTGCGTAGGCGCCTGCGGTCTGGCTCCGGTTATGAGCATCAATGAAGATGTCTACGGACGCCTGAGTGTAAACGAAGTAAAAGATATTCTCGAAAAATACTGATCAGGGCTTAACCATGAAAGAGTTATCGCTGCATATACTGGATATTACACAGAATTCCATTCGGGCGGGCGCAAGTCTGGTAAAATTAACCATCAATGAAAACGTAGACGGTAATCTGCTTGAGATTATCATTGAGGATAACGGCAAGGGGATACCAGCCGATAAGCTGCCAAGTATCACGGATCCTTTTGTGACGACACGCACCACACGGCGCGTGGGCCTTGGGCTTTCATTGTTTAAAGACGCGGCCGAGGGCTGTGACGGCCGGTTTGAAATCCAGTCAGAGGAAAATGTGGGGACGCGGGTTTACGCATCCTTCGCCTACGACCATATCGACCGGATGCCGCTGGGAAACATGCCCGACAGTGTGATCACCATGCTCATGTCCTTTGGGGAGGCGGAGCTTGTATATGTACAGAGGTATAACGAGCGCGAATTTGTATTTGACTCGAGAGAGATCAAAGAGATTCTCGGGGAAGACAGCCTTATGAATGATCCGGATATTTTAAACTGGATCCGGGGCTATGTTGAAGAAGGACTCGAAGAAATTACGGAGGAGTAAAATGAAGAAATCCTTAGAAGAATTAAAGGCGATCAGAAGTAAGAAGCTTGAAGAAATTAATCTGAGAAAAGGCAAGGACGGCTACCGTGTGGTTGTTGGGATGGCAACCTGTGGGATCGCTGCCGGCGCAAGACCTGTAATGGTCAAATTAATGGAAGAAGTGGAAACCCAGGGCTTAAAGGACGTTACCGTTGCCCAGACTGGCTGTATTGGTGTCTGCCGTCTCGAACCCATTGTCGAAGTTTACAATCCGGAAGGTGAAAAGGTTACCTATGTCAAAATGACGCCGGAAAAGGTACAGCGCATTGTGGACGAACATTTGAAAAACGGCAAAGTAGTGGAAGAGTACACCATGACTATCGTTGACGGAAAAGTCATCGAACCCGTCAAACAGGCATAAGGAGGAAGGTAAATGGCTTTTAAACGTTCGCAGATTTTGCTTTGTGGTGGGACCGGCTGTACATCTTCCGGCTCTCAGACATTGGTAAAAGAATTTAAAAAAGAACTGATCAAACATGAATTGATGGACGAAGTTGAACTTGTCTTAACCGGCTGTTTTGGCCTGTGTGAACTTGGTCCAGTCGTAATCGTATATCCCGAAGGCACATTCTACAGCCGTGTCGAACCGAGTGATATCCCGGAACTGGTTGAAGAACATCTGGTAAAGGGCCGTCCACTGGAAAGACTGATCTATTCTGAAAAGAA
Encoded proteins:
- the nuoE gene encoding NADH-quinone oxidoreductase subunit NuoE, which encodes MAELVPIDNLDVVKEIVAEHRDVPGCLMQILQETQEKYGYLPIELQQTIADELDIPLTEVYGVATFYSQFTLKPKGKYKIGVCLGTACYVKGSQAILDKVTDTLGLAVGDTTEDGKFSVDATRCVGACGLAPVMSINEDVYGRLSVNEVKDILEKY
- a CDS encoding ATP-binding protein; translated protein: MKELSLHILDITQNSIRAGASLVKLTINENVDGNLLEIIIEDNGKGIPADKLPSITDPFVTTRTTRRVGLGLSLFKDAAEGCDGRFEIQSEENVGTRVYASFAYDHIDRMPLGNMPDSVITMLMSFGEAELVYVQRYNEREFVFDSREIKEILGEDSLMNDPDILNWIRGYVEEGLEEITEE
- a CDS encoding (2Fe-2S) ferredoxin domain-containing protein; protein product: MKKSLEELKAIRSKKLEEINLRKGKDGYRVVVGMATCGIAAGARPVMVKLMEEVETQGLKDVTVAQTGCIGVCRLEPIVEVYNPEGEKVTYVKMTPEKVQRIVDEHLKNGKVVEEYTMTIVDGKVIEPVKQA